Proteins encoded within one genomic window of Jiangella mangrovi:
- a CDS encoding substrate-binding domain-containing protein, producing the protein MRTTRALLAAAAAAALMLAACTTDEPADTAAPDESAAAEDPGAEGEEEPEQETADGEFFVRADFERQLAQRDIEPEGDPATPWLQAIEPEYVDTAEFAQDGNTLCFSNASVSNPWRVTGWITMQQQVEVLQQQGLIGEFRVSDAADDDNQQISDIQAFIDAGDCNAIIISPSTTATLTPAVEAACASGVPVIVFDRGVNTDCMVTFIHPIGGYAYGADAAEFLVDNLEPGSTVLALRILPGVDVLENRWAAAQEIFADSELEVLGDEFTGGDGAEIKNIVTQYLQRGEVDGIWMDAGDGAVAAIEAFEDTGNDYPVMAGEDELSFMRKWQETGMTAVAPVYSNFQWRTPILAATMIWAGEQVPSEWVLPQDEITEAERDDYLERNADMPALHYAKFGGEDLPGFPAAWQDR; encoded by the coding sequence ATGCGCACTACGCGCGCTCTACTGGCGGCAGCGGCTGCCGCGGCCCTGATGCTCGCGGCCTGCACCACCGACGAGCCGGCCGACACCGCGGCACCCGACGAGTCCGCGGCCGCCGAGGACCCGGGCGCCGAGGGCGAGGAGGAGCCGGAGCAGGAGACGGCGGACGGCGAGTTCTTCGTCCGCGCCGACTTCGAGCGCCAGCTCGCCCAGCGTGACATCGAGCCCGAAGGTGACCCGGCCACGCCGTGGCTGCAGGCGATCGAGCCCGAGTACGTCGACACCGCGGAGTTCGCGCAGGACGGCAACACGCTCTGCTTCTCCAACGCCTCGGTCAGCAACCCGTGGCGCGTCACCGGCTGGATCACCATGCAGCAGCAGGTCGAGGTGCTGCAGCAGCAGGGCCTGATCGGCGAGTTCCGGGTGTCCGACGCCGCCGACGACGACAACCAGCAGATCTCCGACATCCAGGCGTTCATCGACGCCGGCGACTGCAACGCGATCATCATCTCGCCGTCGACGACGGCGACGCTCACTCCGGCCGTCGAGGCGGCCTGCGCGAGCGGCGTGCCGGTCATCGTGTTCGACCGCGGCGTCAACACCGACTGCATGGTGACGTTCATCCACCCGATCGGCGGCTACGCGTACGGCGCCGACGCGGCGGAGTTCCTGGTCGACAACCTCGAGCCGGGCTCGACGGTGCTGGCGCTGCGCATCCTGCCGGGTGTCGACGTGCTGGAGAATCGCTGGGCGGCGGCGCAGGAGATCTTCGCCGACAGCGAGCTGGAGGTGCTCGGCGACGAGTTCACCGGCGGCGACGGCGCGGAGATCAAGAACATCGTCACGCAGTACCTGCAGCGCGGCGAGGTCGACGGCATCTGGATGGACGCCGGTGACGGCGCCGTCGCGGCCATCGAGGCGTTCGAGGACACCGGCAACGACTACCCGGTCATGGCCGGCGAGGACGAGCTGAGCTTCATGCGCAAGTGGCAGGAGACCGGCATGACCGCCGTCGCTCCGGTCTACTCGAACTTCCAGTGGCGCACCCCGATCCTCGCCGCGACCATGATCTGGGCCGGCGAGCAGGTGCCCTCGGAGTGGGTGCTCCCGCAGGACGAGATCACCGAGGCCGAGCGCGACGACTACCTCGAGCGCAACGCCGACATGCCCGCCCTGCACTACGCCAAGTTCGGCGGCGAGGACCTGCCGGGCTTCCCGGCGGCCTGGCAGGACCGCTGA
- a CDS encoding sugar phosphate isomerase/epimerase family protein — protein sequence MTRRFGVNTWVWTSPLTDATLAELAPRIRDWGFDVVELPVENPGDWDPARAAKVLGDHGLSAAVALVMGDGRELVATDADTVARTRDYLRHVVDVAATVGAPAIAGPAYASVGRTWRMTPAERADRYAELREGLAPVVEHARATGVTVAVEPLNRYETSLINTVDQALEAIDGLPAEGIGLALDVYHMNIEEQSVTGAIARAAGRIAHVQVCANDRGAPGADHLDWPAIVAALDAAGYTGPLVIESFTADNATIATAASIWRPLAASQDAIAVDGLSFLRGVVPQPA from the coding sequence ATGACCCGACGCTTCGGGGTCAACACCTGGGTGTGGACGTCGCCGCTCACCGACGCCACCCTCGCCGAGCTGGCGCCGCGGATCCGCGACTGGGGGTTCGACGTCGTCGAGCTGCCGGTCGAGAACCCCGGCGACTGGGATCCCGCCCGGGCGGCGAAGGTCCTGGGCGACCACGGCCTCTCGGCGGCGGTCGCGCTGGTCATGGGCGACGGCCGCGAGCTGGTCGCCACTGACGCGGACACCGTCGCCCGGACCCGCGACTACCTGCGCCACGTCGTCGACGTCGCCGCGACCGTGGGCGCGCCGGCCATCGCCGGGCCGGCCTACGCGTCGGTCGGGCGGACCTGGCGGATGACGCCGGCCGAGCGGGCGGACCGGTACGCCGAGCTGCGCGAGGGCCTGGCCCCGGTCGTCGAGCACGCGCGCGCCACTGGCGTCACCGTCGCCGTAGAGCCGCTGAATCGTTACGAGACCAGCCTGATCAACACCGTCGACCAGGCGCTCGAGGCGATCGACGGGCTCCCGGCCGAAGGCATCGGCCTGGCGCTGGACGTCTACCACATGAACATCGAGGAGCAGTCCGTCACCGGCGCGATCGCGCGGGCGGCCGGCCGCATCGCGCACGTGCAGGTGTGCGCCAACGACCGCGGCGCGCCGGGCGCGGACCACCTCGACTGGCCGGCGATCGTCGCCGCGCTCGATGCCGCGGGCTACACCGGCCCGCTCGTCATCGAGTCCTTCACCGCCGACAACGCGACGATCGCGACGGCGGCCTCCATCTGGCGGCCGCTCGCCGCGAGTCAGGACGCGATCGCCGTTGACGGCCTGTCCTTCCTGAGAGGAGTGGTGCCGCAGCCCGCCTGA
- a CDS encoding ABC transporter permease, translating into MSATTQQPSRRPSVGDLLARLFGGGSGTVFALLIVVFAWIFIVNPSFAEPPSLMAFLKQAAPLMILAIGQYFVIVSGEFDLSVGSLVGAQVVIAAALIDGEEGRTVPVILLMLGFGILVGLVNGLVTTLLKVQSFITTLGMMLVLYGAIRLWTGGAPTGALSEAFRQPGRGGIDMAVVRQLPWALMILLGIVIVAVAVMRSSYGRTLMATGDNERAAGFAGVRVWRVRTLAFVASSVMATLAAILIGGYAGVTAQVGQGLEFTAITAVVLGGVVLGGGKGSVIAAMAGALTLEALFVLFNQLSLPSTIRPAVQGVIIIAAVAYAARERARPRHHQEVPTQPQPATQS; encoded by the coding sequence GTGAGCGCCACGACCCAGCAGCCCTCCCGGCGCCCGAGCGTCGGCGACCTGCTCGCGCGTCTCTTCGGCGGCGGCAGCGGCACGGTGTTCGCGCTGCTCATCGTCGTGTTCGCGTGGATCTTCATCGTGAACCCGAGCTTCGCCGAGCCGCCGTCGCTGATGGCGTTCCTCAAGCAGGCCGCTCCGCTGATGATCCTCGCGATCGGCCAGTACTTCGTCATCGTGTCCGGCGAGTTCGACCTGTCGGTCGGGTCGCTGGTGGGCGCCCAGGTGGTCATCGCCGCGGCGCTGATCGACGGCGAGGAGGGCCGCACCGTCCCCGTCATCCTGCTGATGCTCGGGTTCGGCATCCTGGTCGGCCTGGTCAACGGGCTGGTCACGACGCTGCTGAAGGTGCAGTCGTTCATCACGACCCTCGGCATGATGCTGGTGCTCTACGGCGCCATCCGGTTGTGGACCGGCGGCGCACCCACCGGCGCCCTGTCCGAGGCGTTCCGCCAGCCCGGGCGCGGCGGCATCGACATGGCGGTCGTACGGCAACTGCCGTGGGCGCTGATGATCCTGCTCGGGATCGTCATCGTCGCCGTGGCGGTCATGCGCAGCTCGTACGGCCGCACGTTGATGGCCACCGGCGACAACGAGCGGGCGGCCGGGTTCGCCGGCGTCCGGGTCTGGCGGGTCCGCACCCTGGCGTTCGTCGCCTCCAGCGTCATGGCGACCCTCGCCGCGATCCTCATCGGCGGGTACGCGGGCGTCACGGCGCAGGTCGGCCAGGGCCTGGAGTTCACCGCGATCACCGCCGTGGTGCTGGGCGGTGTCGTGCTCGGCGGCGGCAAGGGCTCCGTCATCGCCGCCATGGCCGGTGCGCTCACGCTCGAGGCGCTGTTCGTCCTGTTCAACCAGCTGAGCTTGCCGTCGACCATCAGGCCGGCGGTCCAAGGCGTGATCATCATCGCGGCTGTCGCCTATGCGGCCCGTGAGAGGGCGCGTCCCCGGCACCACCAGGAAGTCCCGACCCAACCCCAACCCGCAACGCAGTCCTGA
- a CDS encoding ThuA domain-containing protein, protein MLAIPLLTALPSSAHEGEHGDEAHVLIFTKTTQFRHTEAITQGVPVLQAAFEAAGITSEHTEDSSIFNDEDLSHFDALIMFQASGDPWTAAEKAAMERYQQAGGGIVAIHNAADMRGNYAWWDTLIGSLMPGHAATGTSPGLPGTVRIEDGTHPSTTHLPQRWNRADEWYNFSTNVRGTAHVLATMDETTYDAGGNAQGYDHPISWCKPYDGGRAWVTAMGHFGAHYTQEPDFVQHIVGGVQWAAGVTEGDCGGTVWDQYEKVPLDQNTSAPFAIDVAPDGRVFFTELVRGQIRVYDPATQTTSTAITIPVYSGGEDGLLGIALDPDFETNGHLFVYHSKASANESDPANFFSTLSRYTVGPNSQIDPASEVVVLEVPARRLPDEPGHTGGGLAFGPDGNLFLSVGDDVNPHSEPSGGYAPLSERDGTFHDARETSSNTNDLRGKLLRITPQPDGTYTIPEGNLFPPGTEKTRPEIYAMGFRNPFRFSVDPETGWVGLADYGPDNGSANANRGPAGIVEWNLIKEPGNYGWPLCIGPNEPYRDVDYRTNPVTVGDYFDCDNPVNDSVRNTGLTELPPVQEPQMYYGYQTSSVPGVIPAGGGLAPMGGPFYQYDPELESDTKFPESYDGKPFFYEWAKNRLYSIDLNEETGDVEKVNPFLPPPSEQWMAPIDSKFGPEGSMYVLDWGGGFGRDNPNSGLYRVDYVSGSRSPVAHATATPDSGTAPLTVQFDGSGSTDPENETLTYAWDFTNDGTVDATSATAEFTYTEDGVYDARLTVTDPAGKTGTTTVPITVGNTRPEVEFDLPPDGAFFDFGDTVAWDVSVTDAEDAEIADEDVIIQPALGHDEHPHPADPLSGRTGQVQTALGGGHSEDMNVFYILNARYTDSGGAGGIPALAGEDTSLLFPRQREAEFHDDAEGVTTGPGRDVEGHGTAIAGQDGAWASYDPVNLLNVDALVLRASSAAGGPIELRRDAPDGPLLGTGQVPATGTGSYADVAVEVDDPGESFTLYVVFPGAGERRLNFIEADGKGAATTTKPKVAITTPTPADELEPGEIAVAATASDAENTITQVEFFAGDESIGVDTSAPYEATWTVTEEQRYQLTAVATNDLGVSSTSRIVQVEVGDLFGDWLTFSHANANGTFDRPDNNTWSIESGGGNMWQGTDEYSAVYLPGAASGEQWTATARVVSQTNSNNSAKAGLIVRNDVTQPGVSPGYAAMTMRAGSSFEWLRDSDGNGQLDASTGAGQHGYPAWVRIVRDGDQYTSYWSRDGETFTAVGPPVTLSGAADVQDIGLAVTAHSSSARTTAVFSDFVFEDGLPGPDPEPEEPPVCLITGSDPFDGDALNEQRWTTVRSADGLPVSVADGGLVLPVTNGDINEDVEGAISYVGQPARDGEWTVETEVSLAHTREWQHAGLLMHGTDDDYVKLAFTRTNSGSRILEFQTEAGGTRTWHANVTLPTDFPSTAHLRLISDGEQVTAAYSADGSAWTALSGAAEVVEDATIGLVAAGDTGAHAVNAVFDHFTITPDVEDDGQREPSDEFDGSAIDGCRWNSVVRYDSTKVSVADGQLRIQTQPGDINGDANEDPRNFILQDVPEGDWTIETRLTPSMLHQWQLAGFIVYGGDDDYVKFDVVAQNTPGAAKNLHAELVSEKGGQFGNGGNRNIDIAETSESGWFYLRLTRSGDTYAAEISDGGVNWTSLGDPVTNDAELTSFGLMAIGPQQSQPVTVAFDYFRVTTEQPDTTPPVITVDGVADGAGVDLATALELSATATDDVSGDVAVALTLDGEAVANPVTVTPELGEHTLVATATDEAGNAAETTVAFEVVATFDGAQALVQRYRADGTVQRSVAVQMDTHLANAERLAGQGTSGAATSLDRYEALAEGVTDETARGWLLAYADALRAQL, encoded by the coding sequence GTGTTAGCGATACCACTCCTGACCGCACTCCCGTCGTCGGCTCACGAAGGCGAGCACGGCGACGAGGCACACGTCCTCATCTTCACCAAGACCACCCAGTTCCGGCACACCGAGGCGATCACGCAGGGCGTGCCCGTGCTGCAGGCGGCCTTCGAGGCGGCCGGCATCACCTCGGAGCACACCGAGGACTCCTCGATCTTCAATGACGAGGACCTCTCCCACTTCGACGCGCTGATCATGTTCCAGGCGTCGGGCGACCCGTGGACGGCGGCAGAGAAGGCCGCCATGGAGCGCTACCAGCAGGCCGGCGGCGGCATCGTCGCCATCCACAACGCCGCGGACATGCGCGGCAACTACGCCTGGTGGGACACCCTGATCGGCTCGCTGATGCCCGGCCACGCGGCCACCGGCACCAGCCCGGGCCTGCCCGGCACCGTCCGCATCGAGGATGGCACCCACCCGTCGACGACGCACCTGCCGCAGCGCTGGAACCGCGCCGACGAGTGGTACAACTTCTCGACCAACGTCCGCGGCACGGCGCACGTGCTCGCGACCATGGACGAGACGACGTACGACGCGGGCGGCAACGCCCAGGGCTACGACCACCCGATCTCGTGGTGCAAGCCGTACGACGGCGGCCGCGCCTGGGTGACGGCCATGGGCCACTTCGGCGCGCACTACACACAGGAGCCGGACTTCGTCCAGCACATCGTCGGCGGCGTGCAGTGGGCCGCGGGCGTCACCGAGGGCGACTGCGGCGGCACCGTGTGGGACCAGTACGAGAAGGTGCCGCTGGACCAGAACACCAGCGCGCCGTTCGCCATCGACGTCGCCCCCGACGGCCGGGTCTTCTTCACCGAGCTGGTGCGCGGGCAGATCCGCGTCTACGACCCGGCGACCCAGACCACGTCGACGGCCATCACCATTCCGGTGTACTCCGGCGGTGAGGACGGCCTGCTCGGCATCGCGCTGGACCCGGACTTCGAGACCAACGGCCATCTGTTCGTCTACCACTCCAAGGCCAGCGCGAACGAGTCCGATCCGGCGAACTTCTTCAGCACGCTGTCGCGGTACACGGTCGGCCCGAACTCGCAGATCGACCCCGCGTCCGAGGTCGTCGTCCTCGAGGTGCCGGCCCGCCGGCTCCCGGACGAGCCCGGCCACACCGGCGGCGGCCTGGCGTTCGGCCCCGACGGCAACCTGTTCCTGTCCGTCGGTGACGACGTCAACCCGCACTCGGAGCCGTCGGGCGGCTACGCCCCGCTGTCCGAGCGCGACGGCACCTTCCACGACGCGCGCGAGACGTCGTCCAACACCAACGACCTGCGCGGCAAGCTGCTGCGCATCACCCCGCAGCCGGACGGCACCTACACGATCCCCGAGGGCAACCTGTTCCCGCCGGGGACCGAGAAGACCCGCCCGGAGATCTACGCCATGGGCTTCCGCAACCCGTTCCGGTTCTCCGTCGACCCGGAGACCGGCTGGGTGGGCCTGGCCGACTACGGCCCCGACAACGGCAGCGCCAACGCCAACCGCGGCCCGGCCGGCATCGTCGAGTGGAACCTCATCAAGGAGCCCGGCAACTACGGCTGGCCGCTGTGCATCGGGCCGAACGAGCCGTACCGCGACGTCGACTACCGGACCAACCCGGTCACCGTCGGCGACTACTTCGACTGCGACAACCCCGTCAACGACTCCGTCCGCAACACCGGCCTGACCGAGCTGCCGCCGGTGCAGGAGCCGCAGATGTACTACGGCTACCAGACCTCGTCGGTGCCGGGCGTCATCCCGGCCGGCGGCGGCCTGGCCCCCATGGGCGGCCCGTTCTACCAGTACGACCCGGAGCTGGAGTCCGACACCAAGTTCCCCGAGTCCTACGACGGCAAGCCGTTCTTCTACGAGTGGGCGAAGAACCGGCTCTACTCGATCGACCTGAACGAGGAGACCGGCGACGTCGAGAAGGTGAACCCGTTCCTGCCGCCGCCGAGCGAGCAGTGGATGGCGCCCATCGACTCGAAGTTCGGCCCCGAGGGCTCGATGTACGTCCTCGACTGGGGCGGCGGCTTCGGCCGCGACAACCCGAACTCGGGCCTGTACCGCGTCGACTACGTGTCCGGATCGCGCTCGCCGGTGGCGCACGCGACGGCCACGCCGGACTCCGGTACGGCGCCGCTGACCGTCCAGTTCGACGGCTCCGGCAGCACCGACCCGGAGAACGAGACGCTCACGTACGCGTGGGACTTCACCAACGACGGCACCGTCGACGCGACATCGGCCACGGCGGAGTTCACCTACACGGAGGACGGGGTCTACGACGCCCGCCTCACGGTGACCGACCCGGCAGGCAAGACCGGCACCACCACGGTGCCGATCACCGTCGGCAACACCCGCCCGGAGGTCGAGTTCGACCTGCCGCCGGACGGCGCGTTCTTCGACTTCGGCGACACCGTGGCGTGGGACGTCTCCGTCACCGACGCCGAGGACGCCGAGATCGCCGACGAGGACGTCATCATCCAGCCGGCGCTGGGCCACGACGAGCACCCGCACCCCGCCGACCCGCTCAGCGGGCGGACCGGCCAGGTGCAGACGGCGCTCGGCGGCGGTCACAGCGAGGACATGAACGTCTTCTACATCCTCAACGCCCGCTACACCGACAGCGGTGGCGCCGGCGGCATCCCCGCGCTGGCCGGGGAGGACACGTCGCTGCTGTTCCCGCGGCAGCGCGAGGCGGAGTTCCACGACGACGCCGAGGGCGTGACGACCGGTCCCGGCCGTGACGTCGAGGGGCACGGCACCGCGATCGCCGGCCAGGACGGCGCGTGGGCGTCGTACGACCCGGTCAACCTGCTGAACGTCGACGCGCTCGTGCTGCGGGCATCGTCGGCGGCCGGCGGGCCGATCGAGCTGCGCCGCGACGCCCCGGACGGCCCGCTGCTGGGCACCGGCCAGGTCCCGGCGACGGGCACGGGGTCGTACGCCGACGTGGCGGTCGAGGTCGACGACCCGGGCGAGAGCTTCACGCTCTACGTGGTCTTCCCGGGCGCCGGCGAGCGGCGGCTCAACTTCATCGAGGCCGACGGCAAGGGCGCGGCCACGACGACGAAGCCGAAGGTCGCCATCACCACCCCGACGCCGGCCGACGAGCTGGAGCCGGGCGAGATCGCGGTGGCGGCGACGGCGAGCGACGCGGAGAACACGATCACGCAGGTCGAGTTCTTCGCCGGCGACGAGTCCATCGGCGTCGACACGTCGGCTCCGTACGAGGCCACCTGGACCGTGACCGAGGAGCAGCGATACCAGCTGACCGCGGTCGCCACCAACGACCTCGGCGTCAGCTCGACGTCGCGGATCGTGCAGGTGGAGGTCGGCGACCTGTTCGGCGACTGGCTGACGTTCTCGCACGCGAACGCGAACGGCACGTTCGACCGTCCGGACAACAACACGTGGTCGATCGAGTCCGGCGGCGGCAACATGTGGCAGGGGACGGACGAGTACAGCGCCGTGTACCTGCCGGGCGCCGCCTCGGGCGAGCAGTGGACCGCGACCGCCCGGGTGGTCAGCCAGACCAACTCGAACAACTCCGCCAAGGCGGGGCTGATCGTGCGCAACGACGTCACGCAGCCGGGCGTCTCGCCGGGCTACGCGGCGATGACGATGCGCGCGGGCAGCAGCTTCGAGTGGCTCCGCGACAGCGACGGGAACGGCCAGCTCGACGCCAGCACCGGCGCGGGCCAGCACGGGTACCCGGCGTGGGTGCGGATCGTCCGCGACGGCGACCAGTACACGTCGTACTGGAGCCGCGACGGCGAGACGTTCACCGCGGTAGGCCCGCCGGTGACGCTGAGCGGCGCGGCCGACGTCCAGGACATCGGCCTGGCCGTCACCGCGCACAGCAGCAGCGCCCGCACGACGGCGGTGTTCTCGGACTTCGTCTTCGAGGACGGGCTGCCCGGCCCGGACCCGGAGCCGGAGGAGCCCCCGGTCTGCCTCATCACCGGGTCCGATCCCTTCGACGGCGACGCTCTGAACGAGCAGCGGTGGACGACGGTGCGCAGCGCCGACGGCCTGCCGGTCTCGGTCGCCGACGGCGGACTGGTGCTGCCGGTCACCAACGGCGACATCAACGAGGACGTCGAGGGCGCCATCAGCTACGTCGGCCAGCCCGCCCGTGACGGGGAGTGGACCGTCGAGACCGAGGTCTCGCTGGCGCACACCCGCGAGTGGCAGCACGCCGGCCTGCTGATGCACGGCACCGACGACGACTACGTCAAGCTGGCGTTCACCCGCACCAACTCCGGCAGCCGGATCCTCGAGTTCCAGACCGAGGCCGGCGGCACCCGCACCTGGCACGCCAACGTCACGCTGCCGACGGACTTCCCGTCGACGGCGCACCTGCGGCTGATCAGCGACGGGGAGCAGGTGACGGCGGCGTACTCGGCCGACGGGTCGGCGTGGACCGCGCTGAGCGGTGCGGCGGAGGTCGTCGAGGACGCGACGATCGGCCTGGTGGCGGCCGGTGACACCGGGGCGCACGCGGTGAACGCCGTGTTCGACCACTTCACCATCACGCCGGACGTCGAGGACGACGGCCAGCGTGAGCCGTCCGACGAGTTCGACGGCAGCGCGATCGACGGCTGCCGGTGGAACTCGGTGGTGCGCTACGACTCGACGAAGGTCTCCGTGGCCGACGGGCAGTTGCGCATCCAGACCCAGCCGGGCGACATCAACGGCGACGCCAACGAGGACCCGCGCAACTTCATCCTCCAGGACGTGCCCGAAGGGGACTGGACGATCGAGACGCGGCTGACGCCGTCGATGCTGCACCAGTGGCAGCTGGCCGGGTTCATCGTCTACGGCGGCGACGACGACTACGTCAAGTTCGACGTCGTGGCCCAGAACACCCCGGGCGCGGCGAAGAACCTGCACGCCGAGCTCGTGTCGGAGAAGGGCGGCCAGTTCGGCAACGGCGGCAACCGCAACATCGACATCGCGGAGACCAGCGAGAGCGGCTGGTTCTACCTCCGGCTGACGAGGAGCGGTGACACCTACGCGGCCGAGATCAGCGACGGCGGGGTCAACTGGACCTCGCTGGGCGACCCGGTGACCAACGACGCCGAGCTCACCTCGTTCGGCCTCATGGCCATCGGCCCCCAGCAGAGCCAGCCGGTCACCGTGGCGTTCGACTACTTCCGGGTCACGACGGAGCAGCCGGACACCACGCCGCCGGTCATCACGGTCGACGGGGTCGCCGACGGCGCCGGCGTGGACCTGGCGACGGCGCTGGAGCTGAGCGCGACGGCCACGGACGACGTGTCCGGCGACGTCGCGGTGGCGCTCACCCTCGACGGCGAGGCGGTGGCAAACCCTGTCACCGTCACCCCGGAGCTGGGCGAGCACACCCTGGTCGCGACGGCCACCGACGAGGCGGGCAACGCCGCCGAGACGACCGTCGCCTTCGAGGTCGTCGCCACGTTCGACGGCGCCCAGGCTCTGGTGCAGCGGTACCGGGCCGACGGGACCGTGCAGCGGTCCGTGGCGGTCCAGATGGACACCCACCTGGCCAACGCCGAGCGGCTGGCCGGGCAGGGCACATCCGGTGCGGCCACGTCGCTGGACCGGTACGAGGCGCTGGCCGAGGGGGTGACGGACGAGACCGCGCGCGGCTGGCTGCTGGCGTACGCCGACGCGCTGCGGGCTCAGCTGTAG
- a CDS encoding ABC transporter permease, protein MSRAVAVAGSTRTARRRLGATELVWLALAGVVVIGAILVAVDGHNLFSTANTRDMLTRSSLLGFVAIGQTLVILCRSLDLSVGYVMALCSLIAATTMNGDPARVPLAIGAVLVVAALIGLTNGLIISVLKVNPFIATLGVGLIIKGYLDTEYQGPAGDVPSSFQQFGYSRIGPVPLSTIVMLAVAVAGILFLRKTRTGYHMFAVGGSEDVSRLSGIRTGRVIVTAHVLCAVAAGLAGLLLAARFGTGSALVYDSGYDLDSIAAVVLGGTLLMGGRGGIGGTIAGVLILAVLDTVFNILEVDPFFKDVLRGVIIVAAVAIYARRQIDRKASRVRFGGDGGSGGSAPPGPPPPDSAPGDPVPAGSTGGTK, encoded by the coding sequence ATGAGCCGCGCGGTCGCCGTCGCCGGGAGCACCCGCACCGCCCGCCGCCGTCTGGGCGCCACCGAGCTGGTGTGGCTGGCGCTCGCCGGGGTCGTGGTCATCGGCGCCATCCTGGTCGCCGTCGACGGACACAACCTGTTCAGCACCGCGAACACCCGCGACATGCTGACCCGGTCGAGCCTGCTCGGGTTCGTCGCCATCGGCCAGACGCTGGTGATCCTCTGCCGGTCGCTCGACCTGTCGGTCGGCTACGTCATGGCGCTGTGCAGCCTGATCGCCGCGACGACGATGAACGGCGACCCCGCCCGGGTGCCGCTGGCCATCGGCGCCGTCCTGGTGGTGGCCGCCCTGATCGGCCTGACCAACGGCCTGATCATCTCGGTGCTCAAGGTGAACCCGTTCATCGCGACGCTGGGCGTCGGGCTGATCATCAAGGGCTATCTCGACACCGAGTACCAGGGTCCGGCCGGCGACGTGCCGAGCTCGTTCCAGCAGTTCGGCTACAGCCGCATCGGCCCGGTCCCGCTGTCGACGATCGTCATGCTGGCCGTCGCCGTCGCCGGGATCCTGTTCCTGCGCAAGACCCGCACCGGCTACCACATGTTCGCCGTGGGCGGCAGCGAGGACGTCTCGCGGCTCTCGGGCATCCGCACCGGCCGGGTGATCGTGACGGCGCACGTGCTGTGCGCGGTCGCCGCGGGCCTGGCCGGCCTGCTGCTCGCGGCCCGGTTCGGCACCGGCAGCGCGCTGGTCTACGACTCCGGCTACGACCTCGACTCCATCGCCGCCGTCGTGCTCGGCGGGACGCTGCTCATGGGCGGGCGCGGCGGCATCGGCGGCACCATCGCCGGCGTGCTGATCCTGGCCGTGCTCGACACCGTCTTCAACATCCTCGAGGTCGACCCGTTCTTCAAGGACGTGCTGCGCGGCGTGATCATCGTCGCCGCCGTCGCCATCTACGCCCGCCGGCAGATCGACCGGAAGGCCAGCCGGGTCCGCTTCGGGGGTGACGGCGGCAGCGGCGGCTCCGCGCCACCCGGCCCGCCGCCACCGGACTCAGCACCCGGCGACCCCGTCCCGGCCGGCAGCACGGGAGGCACCAAGTGA